One Ignavibacteriota bacterium genomic window carries:
- a CDS encoding D-sedoheptulose 7-phosphate isomerase, with the protein MAHLPLTLLYRQKYIQDELDASAETKKKMFEACAGDILKAVDAIIGAFNNKKKVLLCGNGGSAADSQHIATELVIRMSKPDRPALPAIALTTDTSCLTAGGNDIGFDNIFSRQVEALGNAGDVLIAISTSGKSENVNRAVNEAKKKGMIVIGFLGKGGGSSKELVDIPIIIPSNDTQRIQEGHITVAHIICGIVENEMFS; encoded by the coding sequence ATGGCTCATTTACCGTTAACACTTTTGTACAGACAAAAATATATTCAGGACGAACTCGATGCAAGTGCTGAGACAAAGAAGAAAATGTTTGAAGCATGTGCAGGAGATATTCTGAAGGCAGTTGATGCAATTATCGGTGCGTTCAACAACAAGAAAAAAGTGTTGTTGTGCGGCAACGGCGGAAGCGCGGCAGACTCGCAACACATTGCAACCGAACTTGTCATTCGCATGAGCAAGCCGGACAGACCGGCACTTCCCGCTATTGCGCTGACAACCGACACTTCATGTCTCACCGCAGGTGGCAATGACATCGGATTCGATAATATTTTTAGTCGGCAGGTTGAAGCGTTGGGAAATGCCGGTGATGTTCTCATTGCAATAAGTACGAGCGGCAAATCGGAAAATGTGAATCGCGCAGTCAATGAAGCAAAGAAAAAAGGGATGATTGTTATAGGATTTCTCGGAAAAGGAGGCGGCTCATCAAAAGAGTTAGTTGATATTCCCATTATCATCCCATCCAATGACACGCAACGAATTCAGGAAGGACACATTACGGTTGCTCACATTATCTGTGGGATTGTTGAGAATGAAATGTTCTCGTGA
- the alaS gene encoding alanine--tRNA ligase, which yields MTSKEIRQQFLEFFKQRGHTIVPSASVIPYDDPTLLFTNAGMNQFKDVFLGTGKRDYVRSADSQKCIRVSGKHNDLEEVGRDTYHHTFFEMLGNWSFGDYYKKEAIEWAWELLTQVWGLDKKRLHATVFETDDEAEQLWKSVTDIEHSHIHRCGKKDNFWEMGETGPCGPCSEIHVDLTEDLSGGHLVNAGDPRVMEIWNLVFIQYNRDSSGNLTPLPAKHVDTGMGFERICAVLQKKKSNYDTDVFSPIIARIAELTGKPYSGEQGAVSSDSQNSHQTEIDIAMRVIADHVRMLSFSIADGGIPSNEGRGYVMRRILRRAARFGRNLGMREPFIYKVVQAVVDSMGEQYPEIKEKQSHIERVIKGEEESFNVTLDRGIELHSAEVQRCKSAGENIFSGEVAFKLHDTFGFPIDMTEMMARENMLEVDSAKFEELMEEQKERGRASKHKTASLMGHGTTTQPIRFSGYVKDELITRVAGFARDVDAKFIGVFLDETPFYAESGGQVGDTGIIEISNVPVEPFQIRSQDVSTRTYLVTDTFKDIGQYIHKIQTPDLFIQGYDNRIIHLEVKVKIDSDRRRNIEKNHTATHIFHEALRQVIGEHSHQQGSLVAPDYLRFDFNHFEKLTADQIKAIEEIVNEKIAENITVNALNDPKDWLSIEEAKRRYPKLKMFFGEKYGDTVRVVEIDPKFSVELCGGTHVKNTREIGLFKIISEGSVASGVRRVEAVTGDGLKQHIQKQIEKVGQMDEQISKLIEEKEELEKQLGNARVETASRPTLGTVSLSTESPTAKDIELVEHAIKVREHTIEQVTKSTHDLKKELSKQRVKEASSNIDALVSGGSEVAGFKVVAAKIEVSTADELKNIGDTLRSKLGSGVGVLASVIDEKVSLVCVVTDDLIKEKKLQAGKIVGEIAKKLGGGGGGRPHLATAGGKDVGKLDEVLKDVANFIHHG from the coding sequence ATGACATCCAAAGAAATCAGACAACAATTTTTAGAGTTCTTTAAACAGCGCGGACATACGATTGTTCCGAGCGCATCAGTTATTCCATACGACGACCCGACGTTGCTTTTTACCAATGCGGGCATGAACCAGTTCAAAGACGTATTTCTCGGAACGGGAAAACGGGACTACGTTCGGTCAGCGGATTCTCAAAAGTGTATTCGCGTCAGCGGCAAGCACAACGACCTTGAAGAGGTTGGACGCGACACATATCATCACACGTTTTTTGAAATGCTCGGCAACTGGTCGTTCGGCGATTACTACAAGAAGGAAGCAATCGAATGGGCGTGGGAGTTACTTACGCAGGTTTGGGGACTTGATAAAAAGCGGCTTCATGCTACGGTATTTGAAACTGATGACGAAGCAGAACAACTTTGGAAGTCCGTTACCGACATTGAACACTCGCACATTCATCGTTGCGGAAAGAAGGATAATTTCTGGGAGATGGGTGAAACCGGTCCATGCGGTCCCTGCTCGGAAATCCATGTTGATTTGACAGAGGATTTATCAGGCGGACATTTGGTGAATGCTGGCGACCCGCGTGTGATGGAAATCTGGAATCTTGTTTTCATCCAATACAACCGGGATTCAAGTGGAAACTTAACGCCGCTTCCGGCAAAGCATGTTGATACGGGAATGGGTTTCGAGCGCATTTGTGCGGTGCTTCAAAAGAAGAAATCGAATTATGATACGGATGTGTTTTCTCCAATCATTGCTCGGATTGCTGAGTTGACAGGAAAACCCTACAGCGGTGAGCAGGGAGCGGTGAGCAGTGATTCTCAAAACTCTCATCAGACAGAGATAGATATTGCTATGAGAGTGATTGCTGACCACGTCCGCATGTTATCCTTTTCGATTGCCGACGGTGGAATTCCATCGAATGAAGGGCGCGGATATGTGATGCGAAGAATTCTCCGCCGTGCCGCGCGCTTTGGTAGAAATCTTGGAATGCGGGAGCCGTTTATTTACAAAGTAGTTCAGGCAGTTGTTGATTCGATGGGTGAACAGTATCCTGAGATTAAGGAGAAGCAATCGCATATTGAACGAGTGATTAAAGGGGAAGAGGAAAGTTTTAATGTTACGTTGGATAGAGGAATAGAATTACATAGTGCAGAAGTGCAGAGATGCAAGAGTGCAGGGGAGAATATTTTTTCCGGTGAAGTTGCTTTCAAATTGCATGACACGTTTGGTTTCCCGATTGATATGACGGAGATGATGGCGCGGGAAAATATGTTGGAGGTTGATAGTGCAAAGTTTGAAGAGTTGATGGAGGAACAGAAGGAACGTGGAAGGGCATCGAAACATAAAACTGCTTCCCTAATGGGTCATGGTACTACAACTCAACCTATTCGTTTCTCAGGATATGTTAAAGATGAATTAATAACAAGGGTAGCGGGTTTTGCCCGTGATGTTGATGCAAAATTCATAGGAGTTTTTCTAGATGAAACCCCTTTTTATGCCGAATCAGGAGGTCAAGTTGGTGATACTGGAATAATAGAAATATCAAATGTACCCGTGGAGCCGTTTCAAATTAGGTCACAAGATGTTAGTACAAGAACTTATTTGGTCACTGACACATTTAAAGATATTGGACAGTATATCCATAAAATACAGACTCCAGACCTATTTATACAAGGCTATGATAACAGAATAATCCACCTTGAAGTAAAGGTAAAAATTGATTCTGATAGACGTCGAAATATTGAGAAGAACCACACAGCCACACACATCTTCCATGAAGCATTGCGTCAGGTGATTGGTGAACATTCGCATCAACAAGGTTCGCTTGTCGCACCGGATTATTTGCGGTTCGATTTCAATCATTTTGAAAAACTGACAGCAGACCAAATTAAAGCAATTGAAGAAATCGTTAATGAGAAGATTGCTGAGAACATCACCGTCAACGCACTGAACGACCCGAAGGATTGGTTGTCCATCGAAGAAGCGAAACGTCGTTACCCGAAATTAAAAATGTTCTTCGGTGAAAAATATGGAGACACAGTTCGTGTTGTTGAAATTGACCCGAAATTTTCGGTCGAACTGTGCGGCGGAACGCACGTGAAAAACACGCGTGAGATTGGCTTGTTCAAAATTATTTCAGAAGGAAGTGTTGCAAGTGGAGTTCGTCGTGTCGAAGCGGTAACGGGAGATGGATTGAAACAGCACATCCAAAAGCAGATTGAGAAAGTCGGGCAGATGGATGAGCAGATTTCCAAGTTGATTGAGGAGAAAGAAGAACTTGAGAAGCAACTTGGTAATGCGCGAGTCGAGACAGCGTCTCGACCTACATTGGGTACTGTTTCACTTTCGACAGAATCACCGACTGCAAAAGATATTGAGTTGGTTGAACATGCAATCAAAGTGAGGGAACATACAATCGAGCAGGTTACAAAATCAACTCATGATCTGAAGAAAGAACTAAGTAAGCAGCGTGTGAAGGAAGCGTCATCAAATATCGATGCACTTGTTAGCGGTGGAAGTGAAGTTGCCGGGTTCAAAGTCGTTGCGGCGAAGATTGAAGTTTCAACCGCTGACGAGTTGAAAAACATCGGAGATACACTTCGCTCGAAACTTGGCTCCGGCGTTGGTGTACTTGCATCTGTGATTGATGAAAAAGTCTCGCTTGTTTGTGTTGTTACTGATGACCTCATCAAAGAGAAAAAATTACAGGCAGGGAAAATCGTCGGAGAGATTGCGAAGAAACTCGGCGGCGGCGGCGGCGGACGACCACATCTCGCAACTGCAGGCGGGAAGGATGTCGGGAAGTTGGATGAGGTGTTGAAGGATGTTGCTAATTTTATTCACCACGGATAA
- a CDS encoding ATP-dependent Clp protease adaptor ClpS, which produces MNTTAVYNSVVETDTELEEDIGIGMDLPSRVILFNDDIHSFDEVIGQLIKAIHCDSIRANAIAWEVHSRGKSAVFEGDMPNCIRVSGVLEEIGLHTQIEV; this is translated from the coding sequence ATGAACACCACAGCCGTTTATAACTCCGTAGTCGAAACCGATACTGAACTTGAAGAAGATATCGGAATCGGAATGGATTTGCCATCCCGGGTAATACTCTTTAATGATGATATTCACTCATTCGATGAAGTCATCGGACAACTTATCAAAGCGATTCACTGCGACTCCATACGTGCAAACGCGATTGCATGGGAAGTTCATTCAAGAGGTAAATCAGCCGTGTTTGAAGGGGATATGCCGAATTGTATCCGCGTGAGCGGTGTGCTGGAAGAGATTGGTTTGCATACACAGATAGAAGTGTAA
- a CDS encoding T9SS type A sorting domain-containing protein, with product MKLYHQTKFLFSVASSIVCFVLAFFIIIQNSNSFKNEQEEEGHALDAFNWWYGQRENSDGMIASQSLLKAHRYASSKMKREETKRQPNGKTVQWESIGPNNVGGRILSLAIDPSNTNILWAGSASGGLWKSTTKGIGADAWEYVNTGFPTISISAITIDPANPNVMYIGTGEISYYHFPLIGTPGARASYGMGILKSTDAGATWNTTPLTFTFSQITAIQKIVLNPLNTNTVYVATSEGVYKSADAGQTWSVSNSVVMTMDLVMSPSDTSLLISSHGNLNSSPNPGMYRTTDAGATWTLITNYSPTFSDFGRTALAFSPSNPQIVYAGISSGSTRTLLGLYKSSDSGISWTKVSSTNYVGSQGWYNNVVAVNPQDENVVYCSGIDLYESISGGANLTRKTDWTHGYMYYIAPGGIEGDSLYAHADHHAIAIDPTDPNIIYAGTDGGVFQSTDGGETFSGRNGGLVTTQFYPGFANSFLNENIAFGGLQDNGVLKYLGTTAWNKVDGGDGGWCAVDPRSDNIVFDEYVYLTISKSTNGGLTFRSISASLPTGSSNANFIAPFVISPSNPDILYAGTKVVYKTTNGGDSWFATNGGNWFNGTQVSAIGVSWLSSDTLMASTGTGSYNSSPFFQIFVSTNGGQNWSNVTGSLPNRYPTDIHFDYSNSKTVFLTYSGYGTSHVFKTTNLGQTWLNLTSNLPDVPTQSIVTDPENPEDIFVGTDLGIYHSSDGGEFWNDFNAGMPLTMITDVTISNITGILRASTFGNGLYQRSLPRVPVLNLKYPKNGETLIAGKEYQIKWTQRYCSNVDIEYSSNNGTDWQTIASNLPANTDSLSWTVPFDSTETAKLRFIHLSDSSVIDSTQYFSIIIAPHVLSDWNLVSLHLSVNDASKLNLFPTALSEAYRFEQGYKISDTLYNGFGYWLKFEKPQHVFIAGDSIFTDTVQVNARWNIIGSLSVPISVNQITESVSGLTTSAIFGYEDGYYITDTIKPMHGYWVKALQAGELILSQSNIVFPKSLSVKEQLEQLNSLTFEDARGKKQTLYFGTTSSKFNSNQFEMPPTPPGGAFDVRYSTNKFVTLFDKTHPAEIPIHISSEHYPIKVSSKIIDASQNISVVIDGSKTQLTSITNVQIVNRQSSISIINTTSPDLPKQVVLNQNYPNPFNPLTIINYQLSIHNYVTLKVYDILGKEIATLVDGKQEAGSHSIKFDAKNLASGIYLYKLTVGSFTETRRMIVLK from the coding sequence ATGAAACTATATCATCAAACAAAATTTTTGTTCAGCGTTGCATCCTCAATCGTATGCTTCGTACTTGCGTTCTTTATTATCATTCAAAACTCAAACTCATTCAAAAACGAACAGGAGGAAGAAGGTCACGCGCTTGACGCGTTCAACTGGTGGTATGGTCAACGGGAAAATTCAGATGGGATGATTGCATCGCAATCGCTATTGAAGGCTCATCGGTACGCATCAAGCAAAATGAAACGAGAGGAAACCAAACGACAACCGAATGGCAAAACAGTTCAATGGGAATCTATCGGACCGAACAACGTAGGCGGGCGGATTCTTTCGCTCGCAATTGACCCATCAAACACAAACATCCTTTGGGCAGGCTCTGCAAGCGGTGGATTATGGAAATCAACCACAAAAGGAATTGGCGCTGATGCATGGGAGTACGTCAACACTGGCTTCCCGACAATCTCCATCAGCGCAATCACGATTGACCCGGCAAATCCGAATGTCATGTACATCGGGACAGGTGAAATCAGTTATTATCATTTTCCGTTGATAGGAACTCCGGGAGCGAGAGCATCATACGGAATGGGAATTTTGAAATCAACAGACGCAGGCGCAACATGGAACACAACTCCTCTCACATTTACTTTTTCTCAAATCACGGCAATTCAAAAAATTGTTCTCAACCCGCTCAACACAAACACCGTGTACGTTGCTACGAGTGAAGGTGTTTACAAAAGCGCCGATGCAGGACAAACATGGAGCGTTTCCAACTCAGTCGTGATGACAATGGATTTGGTGATGAGTCCTTCCGATACTTCGTTGTTGATTTCTTCTCACGGCAACTTAAACTCGTCCCCCAATCCGGGAATGTACCGAACTACCGATGCGGGTGCAACGTGGACGCTCATTACAAATTATTCTCCGACATTCTCTGACTTTGGAAGAACTGCTCTCGCGTTCTCTCCATCAAATCCACAAATAGTGTACGCGGGAATCAGTAGTGGTTCAACACGTACGCTTCTCGGTTTATATAAATCATCAGATAGTGGAATTTCCTGGACGAAAGTTTCATCTACTAATTATGTCGGCTCGCAGGGCTGGTACAATAATGTTGTCGCCGTAAACCCACAAGATGAAAACGTTGTGTATTGCAGTGGAATTGATTTGTATGAATCAATCTCCGGCGGAGCGAACCTCACACGAAAAACAGATTGGACACATGGCTACATGTATTACATCGCGCCGGGTGGAATTGAAGGCGACTCACTCTATGCTCACGCAGACCATCATGCAATTGCCATTGACCCAACCGACCCGAATATCATTTATGCAGGAACTGATGGTGGCGTATTTCAATCAACGGATGGAGGCGAAACTTTCTCCGGAAGAAACGGCGGACTCGTCACGACACAGTTTTATCCCGGCTTTGCAAATTCTTTTTTGAATGAAAACATCGCGTTCGGTGGATTGCAGGATAACGGAGTGCTAAAATATCTCGGAACCACTGCATGGAACAAAGTTGACGGCGGCGATGGCGGTTGGTGCGCAGTTGACCCGCGAAGCGATAACATTGTCTTTGATGAATATGTCTATCTGACAATTTCGAAATCAACAAATGGCGGCTTAACATTCCGAAGTATTTCTGCAAGTCTTCCAACCGGTTCGAGTAATGCAAACTTCATCGCGCCGTTTGTTATTAGCCCTTCCAATCCTGATATTTTGTATGCAGGTACAAAGGTGGTGTATAAAACAACCAACGGCGGCGACTCATGGTTTGCAACCAATGGCGGAAACTGGTTTAACGGAACACAAGTCTCGGCAATCGGCGTTTCGTGGTTGAGTTCAGATACATTGATGGCGTCAACAGGAACAGGAAGTTACAACTCATCCCCTTTCTTTCAGATTTTCGTTTCAACCAACGGCGGACAAAATTGGTCGAACGTAACCGGCTCACTTCCCAATCGCTATCCGACCGATATTCATTTTGATTATTCAAACAGCAAAACTGTTTTCCTGACATACTCCGGCTACGGAACTTCTCATGTTTTCAAGACGACAAACTTAGGACAAACGTGGCTCAACCTGACCTCAAACCTTCCCGATGTTCCGACGCAATCCATTGTCACCGACCCGGAAAACCCGGAAGATATTTTTGTAGGAACTGACCTTGGAATCTATCACTCTTCCGATGGCGGAGAATTCTGGAACGACTTCAATGCAGGAATGCCCCTCACGATGATAACTGATGTCACCATTTCAAACATCACCGGAATACTTCGGGCATCAACGTTCGGGAACGGCTTGTACCAACGCTCGCTTCCGAGAGTTCCTGTTCTCAATCTCAAGTATCCAAAAAACGGTGAGACACTTATTGCCGGAAAAGAATATCAAATCAAATGGACGCAAAGATATTGCTCGAATGTTGACATCGAATATTCATCCAACAACGGAACCGATTGGCAAACAATCGCATCAAATCTTCCTGCGAACACGGACTCACTCAGTTGGACAGTTCCGTTTGATTCGACTGAGACTGCGAAACTCCGGTTCATTCATCTCAGCGATAGTTCCGTCATTGATTCAACTCAATATTTTTCGATTATCATCGCACCGCATGTGCTCAGCGATTGGAACTTGGTCTCCCTTCACCTCTCTGTAAATGATGCGTCGAAGTTGAACCTCTTCCCTACCGCCTTGAGCGAAGCATATCGTTTCGAACAAGGATATAAAATCAGTGACACACTGTACAATGGTTTCGGCTACTGGTTGAAATTTGAAAAACCGCAACATGTATTTATTGCAGGCGATTCTATCTTCACAGATACCGTACAGGTTAATGCGCGATGGAATATTATCGGTTCGCTCTCCGTTCCGATTTCTGTCAACCAAATTACCGAGAGTGTTTCCGGATTGACAACGTCTGCTATCTTCGGTTATGAAGATGGTTACTACATTACCGACACCATTAAACCGATGCACGGATATTGGGTGAAAGCATTACAGGCAGGAGAACTGATTCTTTCTCAATCGAACATAGTATTTCCAAAATCTTTGAGTGTGAAGGAACAATTAGAACAACTCAACTCACTCACATTTGAAGACGCACGGGGAAAGAAACAAACACTCTATTTCGGAACTACGTCATCAAAATTCAACAGTAATCAATTCGAGATGCCCCCCACTCCTCCCGGCGGCGCATTCGATGTCCGATACTCCACCAACAAGTTCGTCACATTGTTTGATAAAACACATCCGGCAGAAATTCCCATCCATATTTCTTCAGAACACTATCCAATCAAAGTCTCATCAAAAATTATTGACGCTTCCCAAAACATCTCCGTAGTAATTGATGGATCAAAAACTCAATTAACATCAATAACCAATGTACAAATCGTCAATCGTCAATCGTCAATCTCAATCATCAATACTACTTCTCCCGATCTCCCTAAGCAAGTAGTTTTGAATCAGAACTATCCCAACCCCTTTAATCCATTGACAATTATCAATTATCAATTATCAATTCACAATTATGTAACATTAAAGGTGTATGATATTCTTGGAAAAGAAATTGCAACCTTAGTTGATGGAAAACAAGAAGCAGGTTCTCACTCAATCAAATTCGATGCAAAGAATCTCGCATCCGGAATTTATTTGTACAAACTAACGGTCGGTTCGTTCACCGAAACAAGGCGGATGATAGTATTAAAATAA
- a CDS encoding ImmA/IrrE family metallo-endopeptidase — translation MADKAYITPNVFKWARESARMSEETAAAKVSVSVDKLKEWETGTNQPTIRQAQTLAKAYKRPFALFFLPEIPKDFQPLQDFRKSGSKSLSTASVFIIREIQQKQSWISELNEENNENKIPFVGRFSIKDNPVNVANDILNTFGITPANYKTENPIKEWIDKAESNGVFISRTSFIHSRLKLDSEEIQGFAIADPFAPFVFINSDDWNAPQLFTLVHELAHLWIAETGISNNIEPEIKNKDKFHPIELFCNEVAAHALIPENFMNNINKNTFDNSMEVFKVAKKLGVSSFAFLVRALNLNLISISVYQALKREADVEYNAFLKREAENKAKQKKKEKPGGPNYFLLQLNRNSRLFTQTVLDAFRGGFIEPTQASNLLNVRVNKFQKLEAQLYK, via the coding sequence ATGGCAGACAAGGCATACATAACCCCAAACGTTTTTAAATGGGCAAGAGAATCGGCAAGAATGTCCGAAGAAACTGCTGCTGCAAAAGTTTCTGTATCTGTCGACAAACTGAAAGAATGGGAAACAGGAACTAACCAACCTACCATTAGACAAGCACAAACCTTGGCAAAAGCTTACAAAAGACCTTTTGCTTTATTCTTTTTACCGGAAATTCCAAAAGACTTTCAGCCTCTTCAAGACTTCAGAAAGAGTGGCTCAAAATCATTAAGCACTGCTTCAGTATTTATTATCCGTGAGATTCAACAAAAACAATCATGGATAAGTGAACTGAATGAAGAAAATAATGAAAATAAAATTCCATTTGTCGGCAGATTTTCAATTAAAGACAATCCGGTAAATGTTGCAAATGATATATTAAATACATTTGGCATTACCCCGGCTAACTACAAAACTGAAAATCCAATTAAAGAATGGATAGACAAAGCAGAGTCGAACGGAGTATTCATTTCACGTACAAGTTTTATTCACTCACGACTTAAATTAGATTCAGAAGAAATTCAAGGTTTTGCAATTGCAGATCCTTTTGCACCCTTTGTTTTTATTAACTCTGACGATTGGAATGCACCACAATTATTCACACTTGTACATGAACTTGCACATCTTTGGATAGCTGAAACTGGTATTTCAAACAACATTGAACCGGAAATTAAAAATAAAGATAAGTTTCACCCCATTGAGTTGTTTTGCAATGAAGTTGCTGCGCATGCTTTAATACCGGAAAACTTCATGAACAACATAAATAAAAACACTTTTGATAATTCAATGGAAGTTTTTAAGGTTGCAAAAAAATTAGGGGTTAGTTCATTTGCTTTTTTAGTGAGAGCGTTAAACCTCAATCTTATTTCAATCAGTGTTTATCAAGCATTGAAGCGAGAAGCGGATGTTGAATACAACGCTTTTCTGAAAAGAGAAGCAGAAAATAAAGCAAAACAAAAGAAGAAAGAAAAACCCGGTGGTCCAAACTATTTTCTCTTACAACTTAATAGAAATAGTCGGCTATTTACTCAAACAGTTTTAGATGCGTTTCGTGGAGGTTTTATTGAACCTACTCAAGCAAGTAATTTACTTAATGTTCGAGTCAATAAATTTCAAAAATTAGAGGCACAGTTATATAAATGA
- a CDS encoding DUF4411 family protein, producing the protein MSTKADLYCLDANVLIQAWLKYYSPKFCSEYWDVLNQLGIQKKIFLPALVYEEITRTEDDLSHWLNNSNIPIHKIDEPVTKCLQSIYSQNPLHKNLVDNTKSRSLADPWLIAHAMNESATVVTKEEKVTALNSNKIKIPNVCENMAVRCINDFEFIDEMNIKFSCKLQ; encoded by the coding sequence ATGAGCACAAAGGCAGATTTATATTGTTTAGATGCCAATGTACTTATTCAAGCTTGGCTAAAATACTATTCACCCAAATTTTGCTCCGAGTATTGGGATGTTCTTAATCAGTTGGGAATCCAAAAAAAGATTTTTCTCCCTGCGTTAGTTTATGAAGAAATAACTCGGACTGAAGATGACCTATCGCATTGGTTAAATAATAGTAACATCCCAATTCACAAAATTGATGAACCTGTCACCAAATGTTTGCAATCCATATATTCTCAAAATCCTCTACACAAAAATTTAGTTGACAACACAAAGTCAAGGTCGTTAGCTGACCCTTGGTTGATAGCGCATGCAATGAATGAAAGTGCGACTGTTGTTACAAAAGAAGAAAAGGTTACTGCGCTTAATTCAAACAAAATAAAAATACCGAATGTATGTGAAAACATGGCTGTAAGGTGCATTAACGACTTTGAATTTATAGACGAAATGAACATTAAGTTTTCATGTAAATTGCAGTGA
- a CDS encoding helix-turn-helix transcriptional regulator has translation MLTLDLKAICKLRGIDRPYSFLVKAGISPQSATKLINSNTRIFRLDHIEIICDKLNCTPNDLLRWKPDNGSTLTDNHSLTKLLRDENSFQLLETLKAIPLEQLNQIATLINQQKTGK, from the coding sequence ATGCTAACTCTCGACCTAAAAGCAATTTGCAAACTTCGTGGCATTGATAGACCATACTCCTTTTTAGTAAAAGCGGGAATTTCTCCACAATCTGCAACAAAGTTAATAAACAGCAATACCCGCATTTTCCGCTTAGACCACATCGAAATCATTTGCGACAAACTTAACTGCACTCCCAATGACCTCCTTCGTTGGAAACCGGATAATGGTTCCACCCTCACCGACAATCATTCTCTGACAAAATTATTACGGGATGAGAATTCATTCCAATTGCTCGAAACGTTAAAGGCTATACCATTAGAACAGTTAAACCAAATCGCAACACTCATTAATCAACAAAAAACAGGCAAGTAA
- a CDS encoding sphingomyelin phosphodiesterase, with the protein MPTLKILTFNVKMLPGPGGEERAAKIIKAINANKYDIICLQEVFDEDIREMFVEGFGRTLKHQVPKCHDNDLFNEDSGLFFASKHPIESWGYKEFNECSFTDCWADKGIFGARLSFTDGKKPFTFLLFNTHLQSEVQYQQTRVSQLRQLRRFIGHALTQLDVHANENDKPRNDIAVMLCGDMNVIGDVDQEYNSMKGSLGFPRDLFREKSKITIPGYTWDCKENSNMIPDDDGDRLRLDYMFAFNRFPTDNGQGTLLRNISCTKVSVQPFATTPTTRLSDHFGVEAVVKV; encoded by the coding sequence ATGCCGACACTTAAAATTCTCACGTTCAATGTTAAAATGCTTCCCGGTCCCGGCGGTGAAGAACGTGCCGCGAAAATTATCAAAGCCATCAATGCGAACAAATACGATATTATTTGTTTGCAAGAAGTTTTTGATGAAGACATCAGGGAAATGTTTGTTGAAGGGTTTGGGCGAACCTTGAAGCACCAAGTTCCGAAATGCCATGATAATGATCTATTTAATGAAGATAGCGGGTTGTTCTTTGCATCAAAGCATCCAATCGAAAGTTGGGGATACAAGGAATTCAATGAATGTTCATTTACCGATTGCTGGGCTGATAAAGGAATCTTTGGCGCACGGCTATCATTCACCGATGGTAAAAAGCCATTCACGTTCCTCTTGTTTAATACTCATCTTCAGTCAGAGGTTCAGTACCAGCAGACACGCGTCTCACAGCTACGGCAACTACGACGGTTCATCGGACATGCTCTGACTCAACTTGATGTACATGCGAACGAGAATGACAAACCGAGAAATGATATTGCGGTGATGCTCTGTGGAGATATGAATGTCATAGGTGATGTAGACCAGGAATATAATTCCATGAAGGGAAGTTTGGGATTTCCAAGAGATTTATTCAGAGAGAAAAGCAAAATTACAATTCCGGGTTACACGTGGGATTGTAAAGAGAACAGCAACATGATACCGGATGATGATGGTGACCGACTTCGACTCGATTACATGTTCGCCTTCAATCGTTTTCCAACGGACAACGGGCAAGGAACTCTGTTACGCAACATTTCCTGTACAAAAGTATCTGTGCAGCCATTTGCCACGACACCTACCACACGGCTTTCAGATCACTTCGGAGTTGAGGCGGTGGTGAAGGTGTGA